One Clostridium sp. CM027 genomic window carries:
- a CDS encoding peptidoglycan binding domain-containing protein: MEIQTIKHKKSIRISIISFSIIFVLYLGMSIYFNNHFYFGSVINGINASGKTVDELDKALLSKCKTYTLNLQERSGVNEQLKAADIGLKYNAKDKIQVLKDSQNSFAWIYEVFNSKASELPDIVTYDEKLLKKHFDKLSCFDNKKAIKPKNPSFKYSDTGYVIVKEIMGNKINSKHLYANVVNAILKGETTINLEKTNQYINPKYNSSSKEVKNTKILLDKYVASKITYTFTGGKEVLDGSIIHNWLVVNDNLAISFDENKMKDYVSELANHYNTYGNERDFATSFGTTAKVSGGDYGWLVDRTGEVNDLIVSIKGGQTITKQPKYAQTAVSHGVNDIGNTYVEINLTEQHMWFYKNGALIVDGDVVTGDVSRNTATPPGVYKLKDKAKNTSLKGPGYNTPVNCFMPFNNGIGIHGAPWKHSFGGNVYLTNGSHGCINASDDFAMTIYNNIDVNTPVICYN, translated from the coding sequence ATGGAAATACAAACAATAAAACACAAAAAATCTATTCGCATTAGTATAATTTCTTTTTCTATTATCTTTGTTCTATATTTAGGTATGTCAATATATTTTAATAACCATTTTTATTTTGGTTCTGTAATTAATGGCATAAATGCTTCTGGTAAAACAGTAGATGAATTAGATAAAGCCTTATTATCAAAGTGCAAAACATATACACTGAACCTTCAAGAACGAAGTGGTGTGAATGAACAACTTAAAGCTGCTGACATTGGACTTAAATATAATGCAAAGGATAAAATTCAAGTTTTAAAAGACAGTCAGAATTCTTTTGCGTGGATTTATGAAGTTTTTAATTCAAAAGCTTCTGAACTACCTGACATAGTGACCTATGATGAAAAACTATTAAAAAAACATTTTGATAAACTCTCTTGTTTTGATAACAAGAAAGCAATTAAACCTAAAAATCCTAGTTTTAAATATTCAGATACCGGCTATGTGATCGTAAAAGAAATTATGGGAAACAAAATCAATAGCAAGCATTTGTATGCAAATGTAGTAAATGCAATTCTCAAAGGCGAAACAACAATAAATTTGGAGAAAACAAATCAATACATTAATCCAAAATATAATTCAAGTTCCAAAGAAGTTAAAAACACTAAAATTTTGCTTGATAAATATGTAGCTTCAAAAATCACTTATACCTTTACTGGAGGTAAGGAAGTTTTAGACGGTTCTATAATACACAATTGGCTAGTAGTTAATGACAACCTTGCAATTTCATTTGATGAAAATAAAATGAAAGATTATGTAAGTGAACTGGCCAATCATTATAATACCTATGGCAATGAAAGAGATTTTGCTACATCATTCGGAACAACTGCAAAGGTTAGCGGTGGCGATTATGGATGGTTAGTTGATCGCACAGGTGAAGTCAATGATTTAATTGTATCTATAAAAGGTGGACAAACCATAACAAAGCAACCCAAGTATGCCCAAACCGCAGTATCTCATGGTGTAAATGATATCGGGAATACCTATGTGGAGATCAATTTGACAGAACAGCATATGTGGTTTTATAAGAATGGTGCTCTTATTGTAGATGGAGATGTTGTTACTGGTGATGTAAGCAGAAATACAGCAACACCACCAGGTGTTTATAAATTAAAAGATAAAGCAAAAAATACAAGCTTAAAGGGACCGGGTTACAATACACCTGTCAATTGCTTTATGCCATTTAATAATGGTATTGGAATACATGGTGCACCGTGGAAACACTCCTTTGGTGGAAATGTATATTTGACAAATGGTTCTCATGGTTGTATAAATGCATCAGACGATTTTGCAATGACGATATATAATAATATTGATGTTAATACTCCGGTTATTTGTTATAACTAG